In bacterium, one genomic interval encodes:
- a CDS encoding transposase: MGHIPILEIPEDIHKVCQNYNSVFERKPQFKNFERFITGIIVNDKANIQALAKSFRRGRYDRYDSLHHFLSESLWDYEKIMETSISVIKHLDEPFSFSEKKGWLVIDDTLIEKYGKFMEGTGKLYDHTKGCYLEYGHCLVVFLYIDKRGNRYPLKFDLYLKEDYCEIVKDRFRTKIEIAKELIQ; the protein is encoded by the coding sequence ATGGGACATATTCCTATACTTGAGATTCCAGAGGACATTCACAAAGTTTGTCAAAATTACAATTCTGTCTTTGAAAGAAAACCCCAGTTTAAAAATTTTGAAAGGTTTATTACAGGAATTATTGTTAATGATAAAGCAAACATCCAAGCCCTTGCTAAAAGTTTTAGGAGGGGAAGATATGATCGTTATGATAGCCTTCATCATTTCTTATCAGAAAGCTTATGGGACTATGAGAAGATTATGGAAACCTCTATCTCAGTAATTAAGCATTTAGATGAACCCTTTTCTTTTTCAGAGAAAAAGGGATGGCTTGTAATAGATGATACTTTGATAGAGAAATATGGAAAATTTATGGAGGGAACAGGAAAGCTTTATGACCATACCAAAGGGTGCTATCTTGAATATGGTCATTGTTTGGTTGTTTTTCTCTATATTGATAAAAGAGGAAATCGCTATCCCTTGAAGTTTGATCTTTATCTCAAGGAAGATTATTGTGAAATAGTAAAGGATAGATTTCGAACAAAGATAGAAATAGCCAAAGAACTAATTCAATAG